cctcggaggagaaaaatagtcatcggaggagaaaacctgtcctcggaggagaaaaatagtcATCGGAGGAGAAAACCTCTCCTCGGAGGactattttcctcctcagaggataaaatcaaagtaaaaatgtacttacatgtagtgCTTGATggtgcgtgaatctcctcgagtgtagatagCAGGATACAGGTGTAGATGATTAtgctatgattgattcctctcaggtgacCGTGCTatgattcctctcagctgtgttgtctcgacgagagctcaactggttatgaggttcggaactcgagttgagaggtgagaaaatgctgtgaaaaacaatgaaatatttaataactgaatcgagaaatgctattcctctatgggttgaaatatttattagaaatagagtgctataaagtacaataaattatcggtagagtgtgcttttcataataataataataagctagaggAAGGTAATCTGTTGGTAGTcatcttgtctttgctgatacaacatcaagctagtgtactgagatggataatgtgtttgCTGTGGAGAACAAGTCTTCAGATTCGagcgttcaattcattatagatagacattttaatcaattaagtgaataccattctgttcctttagaaaaaatgagatatcaatataaattaagtgaactcttggacacgcacctagatatattggcacagttagcagaaaaaggatggacaaatctacaatatttaacttttgtgagagattatgaaaaattaggttcttgcttccatgttgaaggatctaacattgATTAACGAAATTAGAATCATGGGTTTTATTCCCGTAGACATGGGGGATTTCTAGCAGGTGAAGtctcatgctgagttctagacgagatttttttttttcgtcttctaacacatggatgctattCGAAAAATGATCGTGTCTGGGATACTTACAATCTGATAACGATctgggagcacgtgttgttggggagaaattcgaatttttttcgGTTTGTACCACGCTCTCGCTCGCACgtgcctggaacagagagagaaacgtatgctatataaacagaagtgatgagaggaaaatGTAGGGAGAGGAAAATGATGAGAGGAAGAAGCAGGCGAAGAGGAAGTTGGTGTTTGGGGCACGACCCTGAGGTTGGCgggggagaggaggaggagtcaatctgctcacaaacaaaggtcagtttcaacaaatattattaacttgtatgtgtacagatttttttataaaacaatcgatcattggaaaaaaaaaaatctgtacacatacaagtatttgattattattatttgatagcaaagaattattgtttaaagtaatcactcatgcataaattatttgatctgaatattatttgaactgattagagatacaattggattacaagatattagtgttaaaagtaatcgcttatgcataaattatttgatagcaaggaaatattatttgaactgattagagatacaattgaattacaagatattagtgttaaaagtaatcgctcatgcataaattatttgatagcaaggaaatattatttgaactgattggaGATACAATTGgattacaagatattagtgttaaaagtaatcgctcatgcataaattatttgatagcaagaaaatattatttgaactgattagagatacaattgaattacaagatattagtgttGGCAGATTCTGCAATTACTCACTTTGAGATTGTGTAGtgaatctattgatcaagttctctagtatgatttGACAAATCTGATctgatgataatctgaaacaaataagacacttatcaaatatttttcaacagaaacgtgctgCAGTGGAGAACAAGTCATCACTTGTCACCCTGATGAAGGAAGTGCAGAGGGCAGAGGAGGATGAGAGGAGGGAGATGGACTCTGTTCAACTCATCAATCAGCCTGCACCCAAACCCTGGGTGCCACTGAGAGAGTTGAAAGAGGATGTACCCTACCCCATTATCAGCGCAAGGGAGCATACCAATAAACACGGTCGGtgtgtaattttaaaaataaggaatgcaggaagcaaatctacctcaaagatttgcttcctgcattagcagagaaaaaatagaacattttaacATCAACTGTAAAAATTATGTGTTGCTAGTAACACATAAGTCGGTAAATTGGtcggatataaaaattgttattgcttaacaatttttatatctgtatacataTGGCCtatgtgttacgaattgtatgtatgtgtgaatagttgaataaaatgtgtgcatatttgataaaaaattgttttcaattcttacctgttgttgttgacgatgttgataagttcgtaatgaatatcacacagaagaagaagaaatggttcagctgctctgttgtgaatgataatttaaataaggtgagcagctcttttatagtttgttgtgagcatgctcagtagaGTTACCGGCAGAGGCACACAGCTGTGCAGGCAAGCGCTCGCCCCCTCCTTCTCGTGCTCCCACAGATGTGGGTGGGCGCACCTCCCCCTTTTCAAATCacattcaccttttcagattcttatctatattcttatcattcaagcaatgttataagcacatagcaatctgatacatgcataaatcttgtaaaaggttgacatattatgagagagagtgaacgataTGTTGTTTCAGTCTACACCTCtgtgattgattgtataaacacttgtgtgagagagagaagtacAGACCTATAGTTTTcaccctagacatttttgactatatcgataaatcttgaAAAAGGTTGTTTGAAGTAACTTTAACGACTAAAAACTTGTcacataaatcgattttttcatgtaacggtTTTCGATGTAGGAGTTAATGGGGTTAGCAAGGgacctcacagggagcagagtaatatggattcactttaatctgtcaccaagggaattttttccctctcatctatactgggagagaatttctcaattgattcttatctcctttcggaaagggtgcgggaaagagatgtcatgagtaaaagaaggagatctctatctctatcatagtagagcgaaatggattcacttcaatttgtcactatagcattagatgtagaaatatgaattcactttaatttgtcaccaaaggaatttttccctctcaagagattttttcccccacatctttagaattcacctcaatctgtcaccatagcattagatgtagaaatatgaattcacttcaatttgacagtagacagagagggaatttttcctcctaaaagggaaattttttttccctcacctggagagagagagagagatatctccctctctctctctctatccccctcacctccactggacagggggaaggggaaatctatttttagaaagagagagaaagatatatctccctctcactcactccccctcacctccactggacagggggaaggggaaatctatttttagaaagagagagaaagatatatctccctctcactcactccccctcacctccactggacagggggaaggggaaatctatttttagaacaccccccgccctacaggcggggggaaggggaggagggatggacgaggggggagaggggggagggggatctcgagcaaaaaagtggctTCATCCCCACTAATATACTCTACTGTAGGTGTAATTAGCAAATTTAACAATTATCGGTCTACATTGTACTATTAAAGTT
This is a stretch of genomic DNA from Nilaparvata lugens isolate BPH unplaced genomic scaffold, ASM1435652v1 scaffold8777, whole genome shotgun sequence. It encodes these proteins:
- the LOC120349216 gene encoding uncharacterized protein LOC120349216, which gives rise to MRGKCRERKMMRGRSRRRGSWCLGHDPEVGGGEEEESICSQTKKRAAVENKSSLVTLMKEVQRAEEDERREMDSVQLINQPAPKPWVPLRELKEDVPYPIISAREHTNKH